In Macadamia integrifolia cultivar HAES 741 chromosome 1, SCU_Mint_v3, whole genome shotgun sequence, a single window of DNA contains:
- the LOC122082067 gene encoding flowering-promoting factor 1-like protein 3, whose translation MSGVWVFRNGVVHLVENPATEPLDGGGSRQALNSRRKVLVHTPSNEVITSYAVLERKLLGLGWERYYNDPDLLQFHKRDTVHLISLPIDFSRFRSLHMYDIVVKNRNCFEVRDM comes from the coding sequence ATGTCTGGAGTGTGGGTCTTCAGGAACGGCGTGGTTCATCTGGTCGAAAATCCGGCAACGGAACCATTGGACGGCGGCGGTAGCCGGCAGGCATTGAACAGTCGTCGCAAAGTTTTAGTTCACACACCCAGTAACGAAGTTATAACTTCCTATGCTGTACTTGAGAGGAAGCTGTTGGGGTTAGGGTGGGAAAGGTATTACAATGACCCAGACTTGCTTCAGTTCCACAAGAGAGACACAGTTCATCTCATCTCTCTCCCTATAGACTTTAGCAGGTTCAGGTCCTTGCACATGTATGACATAGTTGTTAAGAACCGTAATTGTTTTGAAGTTAGGGATATGTAG